In Porites lutea chromosome 1, jaPorLute2.1, whole genome shotgun sequence, a single genomic region encodes these proteins:
- the LOC140953527 gene encoding uncharacterized protein, which yields MAQNTKQELDKAIAGMNKGIDKKEEMRLMMAPYANWDTFLTPAPLSIALLGQLILISSDADFSLQDKKDSIKFEFLKYPDSFRACLVQVSNRGWDAFNKAHTSMDQIRLYSSNVDKHVKTAVKFLIAGSAEDVQSMVPDALKNIEVIADDCLELATSAEKEFVAVMKLIAELLEACTRAKGQHEEDLKAAKIAHEVAEEHMKAVQAEKEDVLSRRNEMEKQMKEANEEFKDAIKSMPGAWSIIGKACADTMISATRFVGAIPSMMLGRLGFNTRSSQESQVNEPTRDSNCPQHSEGALAIYKIVPEVYGLVVTLVTLAHGGEVMKGDKKAKHGVLRSMKALESIKKYRLEEVNESRTKTKVLNLCKDAIDLSETLSKKPQLQYSQEDIKEIHLQADMLLEEADILLGVSHSVIGTNALPNTSPNLAKQPVYNSDGGLVQQALDSYRFRTETAKEMLKDSRRAYEASCDEVAKKTREVTNLLVEMKELDLKEIDMEKIRQTLVKGIQALGELREQWGKLVRFFQMLSNLVKCCLSTSLKTFVQTSRNRLAQGDSGMSATMRDVIFEQAFQANQIAYVVNSISSVYVEVSDKHLMERITCLGKLIALDPDSNKHEIMLRREELNQGCEEAQEAIRRIALDKKKEITEAFDKRIGRIESEVEALLPPISEKRAEEIKEKVKSNIAISKADIEAEVDDLT from the coding sequence ATGGCTCAAAATACGAAACAGGAACTCGACAAAGCTATAGCTGGCATGAACAAAGGAATCgacaagaaagaagaaatgagATTGATGATGGCACCGTACGCAAACTGGGACACCTTTCTCACGCCAGCTCCTCTATCCATCGCTTTGCTGGGACAGTTAATTCTTATTTCTTCGGATGCCGACTTCAGTCTTCAAGACAAGAAAGATAGcatcaagtttgaatttctgaaaTACCCTGATTCGTTTCGTGCCTGTCTAGTGCAGGTCAGCAACAGAGGATGGGATGCCTTTAACAAGGCGCACACTTCCATGGATCAGATCCGTCTGTACTCAAGCAATGTCGACAAGCACGTCAAAACAGCAGTGAAATTTCTTATCGCAGGGTCAGCTGAAGATGTCCAATCGATGGTCCCCGATGCGCTAAAAAACATTGAAGTGATCGCTGATGATTGTTTAGAATTGGCCACGTCGGCTGAAAAAGAGTTCGTTGCTGTGATGAAACTAATTGCGGAACTCCTTGAGGCGTGTACACGAGCGAAGGGTCAACATGAAGAGGATTTGAAAGCCGCAAAGATCGCTCATGAAGTTGCGGAGGAGCATATGAAAGCCGTTCAAGCGGAGAAAGAAGACGTTTTAAGTAGAcgaaatgaaatggaaaagcaAATGAAGGAGGCGAATGAAGAATTCAAAGATGCCATTAAATCAATGCCTGGCGCATGGAGTATCATTGGAAAAGCTTGCGCTGACACCATGATCAGTGCTACTCGCTTCGTTGGCGCCATACCAAGTATGATGTTGGGAAGACTAGGCTTCAATACTCGTTCCTCCCAAGAATCTCAAGTCAATGAGCCCACAAGAGATTCAAATTGTCCACAACATTCTGAAGGCGCATTGGCGATTTATAAAATCGTGCCTGAGGTTTACGGCCTAGTGGTAACCCTTGTGACACTTGCACATGGTGGCGAGGTCATGAAAGGCGATAAAAAGGCAAAGCATGGAGTATTACGCTCTATGAAGGCACTTGAAAGCATCAAGAAATATCGATTGGAAGAAGTAAATGAATCACGGACGAAAACGAAAGTGCTGAATCTGTGCAAAGATGCGATTGATCTTTCCGAAACCTTGTCTAAGAAACCACAACTGCAATATTCCCAGGAAGACATTAAAGAGATACATTTGCAAGCAGATATGCTCCTCGAAGAGGCCGACATCTTACTAGGTGTATCGCATTCCGTTATTGGTACCAACGCCCTTCCAAATACATCTCCAAATCTTGCCAAACAGCCAGTGTACAACAGCGATGGTGGTTTAGTCCAACAAGCATTGGACAGTTATCGATTCAGGACGGAAACAGCGAAAGAAATGTTGAAGGATTCTCGTCGCGCATACGAGGCATCTTGTGATGAGGTTGCGAAGAAAACAAGAGAGGTGACCAATCTTCTCGTCGAAATGAAAGAACTCGACTTAAAAGAGATAGATATGGAAAAAATCAGACAGACGCTGGTTAAAGGTATTCAAGCTCTCGGTGAATTGCGAGAACAGTGGGGCAAGCTGGTTCGGTTTTTCCAGATGCTATCCAATTTAGTCAAGTGTTGCCTGAGTACCTCCCTCAAGACCTTTGTGCAAACCTCTCGTAACAGATTGGCCCAAGGTGACAGTGGCATGTCTGCTACCATGCGTGACGTCATCTTCGAACAAGCCTTtcaagccaatcagattgcgtACGTGGTGAACAGCATTTCTAGCGTATACGTGGAGGTGTCGGATAAGCATCTGATGGAGCGTATTACATGTCTTGGTAAGTTGATTGCACTGGATCCAGATAGCAATAAACACGAGATCATGCTGAGGCGAGAAGAGCTAAACCAAGGCTGTGAAGAAGCTCAGGAAGCCATTCGTAGAATTGCTCTTGACAAGAAGAAGGAAATAACAGAAGCATTTGACAAAAGAATTGGAAGAATTGAAAGCGAAGTAGAAGCTTTACTGCCTCCGATCTCGGAAAAGAGAGCTGaagagataaaagaaaaagtgaaatcTAATATTGCAATTTCAAAAGCTGACATTGAAGCCGAGGTTGATGACTTGACTTAA